CAGAACACAATAACACCAGTCCCTGATTTGCAGCCATGTTAATGGCAGCTCTTGAAATGACTTGTAATTTAATCTACTTTGTAGAGCTTAGAAATGAGTTTGAAAGAGCCTTTGATGGGCAAAGAGAAAAGACATTTACCTTTCTTAGAAATGACACTGTAAATTTCAGAAGGactatttttttccagtaaaaccATTATGACCACCTATTTAAAGCTGATATCTGTTTCTTAACTTGCCATATGCTTAGGCGATTCTGAAAACACTTGTAACAATGGTCCAGATGTGACAAAGTGGATTGGATCCCATCATCTCTGTAAGATATGTGTGCCACTTTTAATAACCCCCTGTGTATTTACATATTAACTTTTTCCTGATAGGGACAATACACATTAACATAGACAAGATGAGTAAAACAAGTGTTCCAGGCCTGTATAAAGGTGCTTATAGTGGGAGCTAATTATGCAGCACTTTCTCTGTAATGTATTTATGCGCTGGGGTGATTTATAGTtgaaatcagaagtttacatacaacaaataaaaagagaattttatttctgactgtCCGAAGTTGAATCAGAACAAACGTTTTGTTTGGTCTGATTTTTTCATCTTCGCATTAGCTGAAAACAAAGCCttaattttccaaaatgtagtaatattatataatattatattagCTGCTGACAAGTATTTGCATCTTTGTTTGCCACGTTTTGAAAGTAATCAtacatttccatattttagTTACAATAAACATTCCGCATGTGTTCAGATTTGGTACACGTGAATGCAAGACAGAATGCGAATAGCAAACGTTTTCTGcattaatacattttgttaCTCTCCTTGTTATTGTTCTCATGAGCAGGTTGGTATTTTATTGCCATTCCAAAGATTCATTGCTGACATGACCCTCTAAAGGGGGGTTATATTTGCTTTATACTGTGCCATTATTGCATTAAACATTgggttgtttctgtttcttttatcagtatattgtcttttgtttaaatatgttgAATGTTTGTCACTCGCATCTAGGGATTCATAAAGCCTTATGAGTCCTTTTCATCTTCACAAACTGTGTTGTTTGTTATTGGGTGTGttctttcacatgtttgtgttttgttgtagcCAGCTTGGAAAATTGAGAAATTTTGGAGTTCAAGTGATGAAACTACATGCAAAGAGTCATGTTCATAAATGCCACTCAAGAGAATTTCACAATTTTGGAGCGAATCAGACAAATAAACAGTCATGACTTGTTGAACGAAATATTTTGTGGGTAAAGAATTAAATTATGATAAACAGTTAGTCATACCCAAATGATAACCTATAATGAAATATCTGAACTTTTTATTGTGGTAAAAAGTTTCTGAACAGGAATTCCTCACATCCAAtactctctcctctctctgacTAATTCACTTCTGCTAGCTTACATCAGACTGGTGGAGCCATCATGAATCAGTTAAGCATAAACAAGGATCACCTTTTTGTTGCACGGAAGTTTTTGCAGTCGCCAACAAATCTTGACTAAGTCAGAAAACTTAGTCACAGTTTTCTGACTTTATAAACCACATGTCCATGCATGTATGTGAGACTGTGAGACTCGGTTGTGTGTAGCTGAAATTTaggaatgtgaaaaaaattatccTCTGTTTGTTGAAAGCGTAACTGCCTTGGGAGATTTGATGATTCATTGGGAGAAAACTGTTCAGCTTCAGCTTTCTGGCAGACAGCTCAAGTGTTTGGGCCTAAACAAACCAGTATTATTTATAACTTtcctcactttaaaaaaaatcaatgagcAGGATTATGTGTTTCAGTCATAGAGAAATAGGCCTTTTATAATTTTCCTCACTGATACCTTTGTATAATGACATTATTAGGACAGGTAAACATGGTACCAGTCACCATAGGTGATGGTGGGTGTGAACATGAGAGGACTGAAGGTTGGCACATTTGGCACATTCCTCCCATCGATTGTTGtagctttattttaatttcttttattgtatttttatttttattttttacctcaaATCATTTTATACTTAACTTGAGCTGTAAAGGAAAAATGACCACATTgcaaaaaaagcattaaaatgattttccaaACAGGTCATTGCAAAATTTTCAAAAGGGCGGTTTCATATTTGAGAGCCAATGTCTGATCCACCACCTCTTCCTTACTGCGCTGTGAGCCAAAAATCTACTATGTTGTTCCCAAACTAAtctttttagtttcaaatttcCTGACGcacgtaaaaaaaaagaagcagcaacactttgaagacattttgaatcACTTTAATTGTTTCCCCAAATGAAAGATATGATACCAAAATTCATTGAAATACAATAGAAAATTGTAGAAATGATTGGTTGTagggacagaaaaaaacatttaaaagcaaatttgCTATTTGATTTAAATCAGTTAAAGATTAATAACACAACGTATCATACAACTTGTAATCGTCATTTTTTTAAGTGCCCAGACCACCCGCTTCGTGAGGCCATTCAATGGGGCTGATAACCACTGATAATCGCCATTCTATTGGATGATAACATCCGAAGCGGGTGCCCAGACAGGAAAGTAGGTAAtaagagagagggaagacaatgcggcaaaggtcaccaggccaggATCCGAATCTGTGACGGTCacgtcaaggactaaggcctccttatgtgggttgtgctaaacccctgtgccaccacagcaacccgaaatcattattttatgtaatttcctGTCATTGGATCACACAAACTCTGGTCTCACCACAAATGTGTAAATGTAATTGTCGTCAGGACAGGGATAGACAAGAGCCTGATCAATGTGAGCCATGTCACTGTGGAAGGCCTGAATCTGACAGATGTACCTATTCTGACATGTCAGCAGGATGCGGTTATCAAAGCTGATGTTGCGGCTCAAAGTGTTGTTCCGCTGAGTCAGCCTTGCTGCAGGAAGTGAATTGCAATGAACACCTTCCCTTGAACACTCGTTACTGGTTTTGAAGATATTTGCTGCCCAGGTGACCTTGTTGTCCTCACATACAACAATACTGTGGAGAGATGTATGAAGCAATTTTTCTGATGATAATGGAATGCTATTGGAGTATAGGCCATAGTAATAATGATAGTTGTACTGGTTTAGCCCTTGATCTGATGATGACAATTTTGATGAATCAATAGCAATACTCCAGGTGTTACCGGTGTAGATTCTGGGCTTATAATCATCAATCTCTTTGACTAATTTTAATTGGGTCAGATTACTGTAGAGTAGAACATTGAACTGATATGCTTTCAAGACACTGTCACGATATAGATCCCTGTGAGCACTGAAGAGAAGAGATTTGGTCTCCAGCTCATACAGCTTCTCAGCAGGAATCATGGGGAAGCGAACGAGACGGAGCAAGTTGGCCTGCTTTTCTGAACTCAGGGAGCCGCCATTGTTGTTGATCCAGTCTTCCAGTGTCTGAAGTAAAAAATACTCATCGGCAACCACCAAATCTGAGCGAGTGAGGAGGCTACGAAGGAGCTCCACAGGAAGGTCAGGCCAAACAGGAGAACTGGTCAGGTTTTGGAAATTCCAGGCCATGTACTGGACACAGTTTTCCTCGAGGACCAAGTCCTTTGACTCCACAGCATATTTGTAAAGTGAAACTTGGGAGTAAAAAGAAGCATCATCTGGGAGACTTTTAGAGATCACCTGACCTACATCCTCTAACAGTTTCCTTAATCCAAACTCTGAAGCAAGCTGATGGAGGCACATTGCAGAGGAATAGGTCACATTGATCTGACGAGTATAAAGGTACCTGTAATGGAACAGATTatgaaacatttccaaaagaaCTAAGTGCTTacacaataaacaaacagacataaattaGGTTCAGCTTACCTTATTATGGGAGTGGAGTATGACTGGCAGGTTGTGTTAACAGTCACTGTGATGTTATTTTCACCAACTGAAGCATTGAAGTAAGGGTATAACATGAGGATAGCTTTGTGTGCACAGATTGTAATCATAGTCTCTTCTGGGACGCCGTCTTCTTGTTTGGCTCCAGTTGAGGTCTGGAATGCGATCAGGAAGTCACAAGCGGTACCACTGTCAAAGATTTTTCCGAGATCATCTGAGAGGGTGGTGCTGTGATCCAGAGAGTGTATAGAGTCACTCTGGGTGCTATCGTAATCTGAGAACCAAAGAGGCAAAAAACATAtacaagaaatgtatttatgatATCATAAGAACAgctagaaaaaaatactttaataaaatattagacaATAAATAAAGCGATATTTAAGGAATCTAGAACACAGTGatcaaaaattgttaaaaacagcctaaatatatttcattgaaAGATAATGGTAATTATAACATGTAATGAAGTGGTTAGCTTcattacatgaaaaatgtattccAAGCATTGGTACTGAGAGGGCAGAACAAATTCTTAATCCACCAACATCTGCAGTGGAAGTTGACACTTTCTTAGACAGGAATGTGAGTTCAGTGTTCCTTACAGCAGTGAGTGAGTAAggaatttactttaatttaatctgCTTTTAAATTTACAACTAAGACGTACTGACTGTGATGATAGAGATACATGCTAGAccttaaaaagatttttgaggGAATTTCTAAACTATTACTTCTGTATCTTACTGTTTCAAACTGGtatatttccaaacaaaatgaaagttgcAAAACACGTACTGTACCTCTGTATAAGACTGGGAATTAACACGCCTTTATGAACCACGTGTGACTTGGAGAACTACCTCGGTTCTCCAAAATTCTAGAAAATTCTCTTTAATAAGCAGTTAGATAAATTcattgacaaaaacagaaacaaactgtaaTTTTGACACCATAAATCACGAATCAAACATGAACGTTATGTCAATAGGGGCAACATGTCAAACTGGAAGAAGAGCTATCTTTGTGACAGGAAGCAGTTTGTCAAGTTGGGTGATTACTGTTCCTCTTGCTTAGACATTACTTATGGCGTCCACCAGGGGTCAGAATTGGaccagttttgtttattaacgGTTTGTGTACACACTCAGAGGGCAGCATAAAGATGGATGTGGCCAAATGTTGCATCTACTTACTCTTTAAACGAGTGGAAAAAGAGATTTTGGTgaaatgaaagacatttttttttccatattagaGTTAACATACTTTGTGTGTCACAGATAACTCCAGCATCCTCCTCATGATTGCAGTTATGTACTCCCCAGTTACTGGATCTACAAGACACAAGCTGTTGCTCTTGGCCACTACATTCGACGTCATCAAGCCAAATGTGTCCATGTGCtatattaatgacaaaaaaagaataacaattATTA
The DNA window shown above is from Xiphophorus couchianus chromosome 16, X_couchianus-1.0, whole genome shotgun sequence and carries:
- the LOC114159382 gene encoding galectin-3-binding protein A-like codes for the protein MLTKLLAAIFLALLYFSEGDCVLNNHKSSREPKEGDVRLSNSSLPSEGRVEIYHHMQWGSVCDDNWDLSDAQVVCRQLNFQGAKAAMTWGHLGQAHGHIWLDDVECSGQEQQLVSCRSSNWGVHNCNHEEDAGVICDTQNYDSTQSDSIHSLDHSTTLSDDLGKIFDSGTACDFLIAFQTSTGAKQEDGVPEETMITICAHKAILMLYPYFNASVGENNITVTVNTTCQSYSTPIIRYLYTRQINVTYSSAMCLHQLASEFGLRKLLEDVGQVISKSLPDDASFYSQVSLYKYAVESKDLVLEENCVQYMAWNFQNLTSSPVWPDLPVELLRSLLTRSDLVVADEYFLLQTLEDWINNNGGSLSSEKQANLLRLVRFPMIPAEKLYELETKSLLFSAHRDLYRDSVLKAYQFNVLLYSNLTQLKLVKEIDDYKPRIYTGNTWSIAIDSSKLSSSDQGLNQYNYHYYYGLYSNSIPLSSEKLLHTSLHSIVVCEDNKVTWAANIFKTSNECSREGVHCNSLPAARLTQRNNTLSRNISFDNRILLTCQNRYICQIQAFHSDMAHIDQALVYPCPDDNYIYTFVVRPEFV